The following proteins are co-located in the Bombus pyrosoma isolate SC7728 linkage group LG12, ASM1482585v1, whole genome shotgun sequence genome:
- the LOC122573955 gene encoding uncharacterized protein LOC122573955: protein METQTYRQNVTAVSQALANVLKGKSFGTHFQRMLKFLGYRALGFIASIKNHFLTVDERQNGSLALTTRVNYQRNRKWINIRRTSDPAARISPGFFTWPAIYDLTKGRRYRCNVAPAMHSR from the exons ATGGAGACACAGACGTATCGCCAGAATGTAACAGCCGTTTCGCAAGCGTTGGCTAATGTGCTGAAAGGAAAATCGTTTGGAACACATTTCCAGAGGATGCTGAAATTCTTAGGATACCGTGCCCTCGGATTTATCGCGAGTATAAAGAATCATTTCCTAACAG TGGACGAGCGTCAAAATGGCTCGCTCGCGCTAACGACTAGGGTAAATTATCAGAGAAACCGTAAATGGATAAACATTCGCCGGACATCCGATCCGGCGGCGCGAATAAGCCCAGGATTTTTCACTTGGCCCGCGATTTATGATCTTACAAAAGGCCGGCGATATAGGTGCAACGTTGCACCAGCGATGCATTCACGGTAA